Within the Acidobacteriota bacterium genome, the region AGCTATCCGTGACCTGCTCAAGGGCAGTGCCCTGAGCGGCGCGAATCGCCAAAGTGTTTTTCACGACGCGGTAGGTGAGACCCGCAGTACGCAAATCTCTCCGCAACAATTCGTCGTCGGCTACGGTGATACCTTGAAAGCCAACAAGCAAAGCGTGCGGCGATTCCTGAAAATCGCGTTGTAGAACCTCAATATCGCTTTCTTTCTGTTGCCTTGTTTTCACGATTGTCTCCTTCCGATTGCGGAATGCGGATTTCGGATTGCGGATTGAAAAATTAGCTTACTTCAATTCGCAATCCGCATTCTGCAATCCGCAATTAGAATTCTCCTGAATTCAGCTTGATGCCGGGACCCATAGTGGTTGACATCGTTGCATTCTTCACATATTTGCCCTTGGCGGTTTGCGGCTTGGCGCGCATCACCGCATCGATCAACGCTTTGGCATTTTCCGATAGTTTCTCGGCATCGAAACTGACTTTGCCGACCGGCGCGTGAATGACACCGGTTTTATCAACGCGAAATTCAACCTTACCGGCTTTGGTTTCCGTCACGGCGCGAGCCACATCCGCGGTTACGGTTCCGGTTTTCGGATTCGGCATCAGACCGCGAGGTCCCAACACCTTTCCGAGTTGACCGACCAATCGCATCATATCCGGTGTGGCAATCAAGGCGTCGAAATCGAGCCAGCCGCCCTTGATGCGATTGACAATGTCTTCACCGCCGACTTCATCAGCGCCGGCATCACGGGCTTCGGCGATTTTTTCGGCACCGGCAATCACCACGACGCGCTTGTTTTTACCCAAACCGTGCGGCAATACGACA harbors:
- the rplA gene encoding 50S ribosomal protein L1, producing the protein MAGKKYAAAAEKVDRNKLYSVPEAVELAKQIAYAKFDETVEVDMWLGVDPRKADQMVRGTVVLPHGLGKNKRVVVIAGAEKIAEARDAGADEVGGEDIVNRIKGGWLDFDALIATPDMMRLVGQLGKVLGPRGLMPNPKTGTVTADVARAVTETKAGKVEFRVDKTGVIHAPVGKVSFDAEKLSENAKALIDAVMRAKPQTAKGKYVKNATMSTTMGPGIKLNSGEF